A single genomic interval of Microbacterium hydrocarbonoxydans harbors:
- a CDS encoding NUDIX hydrolase gives MTSEDPTDVDDLPVAGTAVLLHPAGRGVEVLLMRRPERGSFAGAWVFPGGKVEPGDRRDQAEEWQDASRAAVRETAEEVGLVIADPVLLSCWEPPAEAPVRIRTWFFLARAVDTVLRPSPDEVEETAWVSPAEALARHATGEWTLYPPTWVTLHHLAAYENADAALAAAGVARHFATRVISSAEGTDFAWDGLRLRTGSLPWRLEED, from the coding sequence GTGACCAGCGAGGATCCCACCGACGTCGACGATCTGCCCGTCGCCGGAACTGCCGTCCTCCTGCATCCGGCGGGGCGCGGTGTCGAGGTGCTGCTCATGCGGCGTCCCGAGCGAGGCTCGTTCGCCGGCGCGTGGGTCTTCCCGGGAGGGAAGGTGGAGCCGGGGGATCGTCGCGATCAGGCCGAGGAGTGGCAGGACGCGAGCCGCGCCGCTGTCAGGGAGACCGCCGAGGAGGTGGGTCTGGTCATCGCGGATCCGGTGCTGCTCTCGTGCTGGGAGCCGCCGGCGGAGGCGCCGGTGCGCATTCGGACCTGGTTCTTCCTCGCACGCGCGGTGGACACCGTACTGCGCCCCTCGCCGGACGAGGTCGAGGAGACCGCCTGGGTCAGCCCGGCGGAGGCTCTTGCCAGGCACGCCACGGGGGAGTGGACGCTGTACCCGCCGACGTGGGTGACCCTGCACCATCTCGCGGCATACGAGAACGCAGACGCCGCGCTCGCCGCAGCCGGGGTCGCGCGACACTTCGCCACTCGGGTGATCTCCTCGGCCGAGGGCACGGACTTCGCCTGGGACGGTCTGCGGCTGCGGACCGGATCGCTCCCGTGGAGACTCGAGGAGGACTAG